CTAGAAAATGCTATATTTTGCACAGTGAACAAACACATGCTTTATGGTTACCAAAGGCATACCTTTAATGATTAATAAATGTGCTCCCAACAACCAAGTAAGatgaataataataacaaaaacagTGATTGTACATGATCGATCATCATGATCCATGCTATTATTATTGGTCAACATGAAGAAATGTTTTGGCCGATTGGTATTCCATGGTCAATTGACTATTTTTGGTTGGTCAGCCTTCTTTGGCTTTGTTTGATCAacctctcttgattgattggctTTTCTAGGCCTTGGTTAATCAGCCATTACTGATATTTTATCCTTTCTAGGCCTTGCTCAATTAGCTTTTAGTGGTCCATTCGCCTTTCTAGGCCTTGGGTGATTAGCCTTTCCAAGCCTCCATCAACTATTATGAGTCGATTGATCTTTTTAGGCATTGATTGATCCACCGTTATTGGTTGATTTTTCACTTTTACATTTAATtgatttttttcaattaaattcGACCAATATTCCTCAATTATTTTTGCTACTTGATGACTAGCTTTTTGTGGGTGTTGTTTAAGATTGTTAGATATTTTTGATCTTGACAATAAATTTGTTCACTCTTATATGGTTGAGTTTTGATTAAATGGACAATATCTTTTAAATAACTATACCCCCATTTTGGGAATTGGAGGACACATATCCCCATGGTCAATTTTTGGGTAATTAAACCATATGTTTTGAATGACTACACCCTCCATGATTAGGATTAGTGAACATATAATCATATGTTCTATCTTTAAGTGAATCAAACACATGATTTGAATGAATATGCCTCCCAGGTTCCGAATTAGTGGACATATAGTCTTATTGTCAATCTTTAGGTGAACTGGCTCCAAATGAGTGTCCCCAGATTTAAGATTTGAGGATATATTCATAATATATTCATAAGATcaatatttatatgaatcaatcttCCACTTCGAAGTTTGAACAGTTATTTCCCCAAGTTTTGAAATATATGATAACGACCATTGATTTGGCCATTATCGAGCAATTGACCATTTCCATTTTTCCAATTCATGTGAGACCACTCGATAAGTGAATAATCTTATGCCAGACATAATAGATTTGTGTAACTTGAGATAATCTAGTCAAAATATATCATATCTTATTTGATGTTGTTTAAATCTTCTAACGGCTAGATTATAATATTTGTTTGCTAAATAATTATACACAGCATCATTCTCATGTAGATGCCAAATCACTTCTTGAAATGTAGCAGTagttaaatattataaattaatcatGAAACAAAATCTTGCTATGTTATACATTAGCCATTCTGTGGCCTTCAATTTTCGCATTAGGTGTTCTCCATTTGCCAAATTTGTGGCCTTGTTGAGAAGTTCTAACCGCTTCTTAGCCTTGAGAACTAGATGAGACATTTTATGAGCATCACAAGTTTCTTCCTCACCATTTTTCTCCAGCAACAGAAATTCACTATGCGTAGGATAATTTTCATGCTCATTGATTATGGTTTCAGCATTTTTGATATGATCATTCCCTTAGAATGTTTCACCTTGGCTTACTACCTTTGTTCTTCTTTGGCATTCTATCCTATTATATCCCACTAAGGATACCAAAAATATTTCCTAACAAAAACTAGTGGCCGATGGAGTTGATGGTGTGCTAGATCAATTAGATCGACCAGTAGAATTGGATGGATAAGGAGATAGGGTTCAATTTTCTTTAGTAAAAGGATTTAAAATTTCCAATAGGAAGAGAATATTGCaaagaaagaaaacaaataaGTAATAACTACAGGTGAAGAAACTACACAATAAGAGATTGATTACATGAAAGAAAAGTAATTAAATACAAGATAGATTTTCCAGGGTGGAATGGTTGTCATGTTGGAGAAATTAGTTGTCGATAAGGGCCAAGGATGCAGAATCCTCTTAACGCTCGATCTTCTACAAGGTGGAACAAGCTTCACTGTCTCGGTACTAGACTCCGATGCAGTAAAACCATATTACAATATCGATACATGGTTAGGTACAGTATGGTAGTATTGGTATAGAGTGGTACAGCATACTGGTATAATACTGATATACTATGGTATGCCCCATACCAGGCGGTATAGGGTGGCACGGCAAACTATGAGGTGGAACAAGAATTCACATTTGGATACTTTTAATAAGGTTGGGGAGCAAAATCCTCTCGATGTTCATTGTGGTACATATGAAAGGCATGGAAGCTTTATCTGTGTTTATATAGTCAAATGTCCACATGTGTAGAGTAAGAGAGATAGCAAATGAAGCCTTCTTGCTCTTTCTTATGCTGTAGATTGGTAGTTATTTTCAACAACAACTACCTTTTTTTGTATGGTTTCTTGTCGCAACTTTGTAAGAACCCATGCAAGCATGTGTTTAGTCCCACATTAGCTATTCATTAGTTAGATATCTAAACCTTGGATACTTATATAAGGCCAAAGAATACAAATAATACCTTGGCTAGGGTGAGGTCCTGGTTTgtcaaaatggtatcagagtggaacAAGAGGAATATGCATGTATCTAATCCCATGTTGGTTGTGCACTGGAAAAATCTTAGGTACCTACACAAGGCCAAGAAACCTAAGTTGTACCTTGTGGCTAGCTCTTTTGGACGAGATCCTAGGTCATTACAAACTCCGTCCTTGATGGTTGCTTGTGATTTCTTGCATGATTAATTTCTCCTCGTCAAAATAACTTCCTAACTTCCCTTAGGAAGTTAATTCCAGCATAAACTACCAATAGTGACCTCTTGTATGAGTGACAAGAGGACAAATGTAGCCCTTCCAAGTATCATGCATAAATTAATGAGATCTTTATCAATCGAACAACTTGGACCATTTTCTATAGTTGAGCGATGACCAATTAATTTTTGGGTGTAAGCAGAATCAAAGTATTCCTTCACTAATTCTCCTTATACATGCATTGCCTTAGAATATCCAATGACTTCTCTAGTGTTTGTCCTTTTCTTTGTAATTAATGCCACCATCATACCATATAAGCTACATGGCTTTTCCCAATAATCATAGCAATTCTTAAGTTCCATTTTATCTTCTTCAGCAGCTTACCTCTAAATGATGCCACATGTTCCTTCTCATACTCTGTCAATGTAATCAGATTTATCTGTCTCATACATATGCTACATGCTCCAAGTGTACTCATTTTTCTAATTTTCGAAAACAACATGCTGTTTGTAATAAGCAAGTTTTCTTGTATAAATTTATTCTCCTTTCATTTAATAGTCACTCCATGAGATTAACAAATTAAGCTGATTTCTAGCATGCTTTATATTATAACGTCATTATTTCTGCTCCATATTCTTAAAGTCGGTACTCTTAATTGCTAAAACATGAGCCACTACATTGTCAAGTATTGAATATCACATTCCATCCCCATCTCCAAATCCCTGTCTCCCCTGTTTATCACTTCTGTTTTCCACTATATCCCAGAATAAGTCTGAACCTACCATTATTGACATAACCAATTGTTGCATGTATCAGGAAGCTCCATCGTATCCGacaaaattgcatttaaattaaaaaaaaaaagaacaaaaaaaagaaacacTCAGACAAAAATATTCACAGTTCTGCTAATTACCAACAGCAATGATCAATCTGGATGCTGTCATGCACAGACAAAAATTTTCGATGCATGTATGTTATAAAGTGCTCaagaaatttatttcttttatgaGTTGGAAGATATGGAAGAAAGTGAAATAATAATCATACCTCACAATGATCTCAGAAAAATAGCCTCCACCTACACGGCCAAGAAAGTTCCAAATACTGATCATGGATACAAAAATATGAGTATCATCGTAACCCAACGACTCGCTCATCTGGCCCAAATTATCAATGACTGTCAAACCAGATCCTGATCCCAGCAAAAGAGAGACAAAGATAAGCCAAAAGTCTGCCTTTATCAATGCCTGTGTCAAGGTAAAGTCTTCTCCCCTACGTGGACCTCTCCTCTTCTTGACCCTCACAGCTCCTTCCGCTGCTGCTTGAAATAGTCTAGCTTGCAACTGGGCAATCCTCTTCTGCCTCTCCAATGTAGGCAGTAAGTCAACTTCCTTTGGCTTTTCCTCCTCTACCTCACTTAGAATAACCTCATTTTGTTCCTCAGATTGACCTGACTTACTTGTCTCTCCTTTTGAAGTCTCAGGCAAGAGAAATTCTTGAGCAGGAGAAATGACATCAAAATGGAAAGTCAAGAGCAATGGAATGACAATGGGAAATATTAGGAGAAAGAGTAGCATTACTGTGAATGCAATAATCACAGTATGACTCAAGTTAACTAAATCTTCTAGAAGCATGATGCCCATTAGATAAGCAGCAAGAAGCAAACACAAGCTATAAATGAACATAAAACTAGATTTATCTGAAGGCCGCACTTGTCTGTGGCCTCCAACAGGTCTAACAATGAACATCAAGGCAATAACTACCAATGATGGTCCCACTGCAACCATAAAGATGAGAGCAGCATGATCAGATGTGTGTATCATTGCAAATATCTGAGTCAAAATCGCACCACTCAGACCAGCAAATCCCTTTAGTATTCCCACTATGGGGCCCCTACTCTTGGGAAAATTTTGTACACATGAAACCAGTGCAGCTGTGTTGAAGTAAGTCTCTCCATTATTTCCCAGAAAGATAAGAACGCACATCTGCACCACAGGTAAAAGCAGAGCTAAAAATGAATATTTTTGGAATCATATCATCTGAAAGTGGGATAGCATCCTATGTATAGTTTTAAAAACTTAACAATACATATTACTgatggaaaatattttttcagtCATTAGTTGAACAGAAAGATTAGCAAACAAAAAAGGAGGACAAGACACTTAGAAAATAATGTTCTAAAGTTCCAagtaaatattttcataaaacagTGTTGggactcctatatttcaccttagAACTAGTGATTTGATAATAATTAGAGTAGAAATGGAACAGTCCAGAATAAGGATAAATAAAAAGTCACAAAAAATGCATGTAGGTATATATAAGGATCATGGAGATAAACTACAAAAGATACTGTTCTTGTTTGGAAGTAAAAGGCCATGAATTTTAAGTATTTTCTTTCCATGACCAAAACAAATCAGGATAAACTATAAATTCTGTCATGAAAATATCACATAATTTACAACATACTCGCATGATGTATAGAATGATTTACTCAGCAACTAAAACACTTTTGATGCCAACTAGATATTAATAGCTGGCAGTATAAAAGTGAGTTGACTATTATTAGACTAATTTATTATTTAACAGGGGACAAAATTTTGTTAGACGAGTAGCACTGAAAACAAGTCCAAGCATGACTAGAGAATCAAAATTTCAGAGGAAAGCTAAATTTAACAGCAATTTCATTTGATTTTCATCTAAAAGAATTACAGGGATTCAAAAAATGCAAGCTTGCAAGCGAAATGATACATGTAAGATTTATCAAAGTAAAAAACATGACAATAAGGTTTTAGCGTAAagttctgaaaagaaaagaaaacaatcaaGGAGTTGATTGATTAAGATGGTCTGTGGAGATTTGAGGAAGCTTGATTTGACAGAGTATGAGGCCTAAGAGGAAAACCAATGATGAGCACATGTTAATAGGATTTCTTATGGTAGCAATTGTTTTAATGTGGCTTGGTGACTTATTGTCTATTACATTTTTTCATCTCCctctttttttataaatattttttgagttCATTTTGATTACCTATAATTTTGATCTAGTTGTTATATGACCAGTAATTATTAGCTTATGGTTGCCAAttttatgttctttatttataaaATCGGTGATTTACATTTTTTCATCGTAGGCGAATCATTCTTCAAATTTGATTCATGGAGTTTGTCTTCTTTCCTATTTCATTGAGAGCTTACTTGTTTGGATATTAGAAAACTGTCAGTAGTTATGAGTTCATGAACTGCATGTCTGATAAAATGTGACATTGGCCTCATATAGCTCTTGACTCCAAGCACTCAGTCCACATAAGATAACAACTTATTACTGACATACAAAGCCTTGAGCCTTTCACTAAGCCTCACTTTCATGCAAGGATTCAAACTTAGCCTTTCACTCAGATCACTTCCAAACACAATTTCCACCAGAAAAATCAGTTTCCATCTGcaaatcatttataatatttttaaaaattccaAAAATGGTGAATATCATCTTTGAGCAATATATTGACTACAATTTTGGACAAAGGCCTCATTCTTAGTAATCATATTCCCCAGAGCCACCAGATCACTGATATGCTTGTGCatttaatccataaaatttaaaaaagaacaCGCTCACTCATTGCCCAGAAGAGCAAATTGAGCATCCCAAAAGCTGGATAAATTCCTGGAGCACATAAATGAGCAACACAGTGCAATCCCTGCCAACGCTTTCAGGGAGAAAGCGAACTTAGGAAAAGTGAATCCTTAAAATTTCACCAGACAAATTCCAGTTAACGGGAAAAAACAGTAATAACCGTAACATTTAATGAAGGCCATTTAGAATAGAGACAACAAGCTGCAGTGCACTCGAAAGAAaagattttgttttttttttctttttaaagccAAGAAGACAGAGAACTAAAAACAATGAGTACTACATATTTCACCagacaaaattcagttcatccaaATGCAAAAGATTTGGGGGCaagttgtttaaaaaaaaaaaaaagagaaccaaTAATTAAAGGATTCAAGTAAGTCCAACAAACATCCACCGTTTGAGTGGGAAGGTAGACAAAGCCATTTAGAATACAAACAAGAAAGAAAAGTCAATCAAAGAACTCTCATATTATTCAATGACCAGAAAACCAAGCTTGGCACCTAAAATAACAATTAGAAGCATCCAATTTAACCAGAGAAATTCCCTAAAGATCCAATTATCAAAGTAATAGAAAAGAGCAAAGAAGATACGTTTTCAGACAACAAAAACAATATCACAATTCACAAAACAACAAAACCAATGAACATCTTCAACAAATTTCTGCTTCGATTGAGCAAAAGAACATGACAAACCTCGAACATCAATGGAAAATTCCCACAAGAAGCAATCAAAGCTATGAATTTAAACACATCCACTTTTACTCACCGCCCACAGAGGCAACGCCGGCGCTCTCCCCGTGACGATGAGCCAAACCCACCCATATCCAATTAAATTCTGCAGCGCTCCGATGAGCAGCGCCGCCCAGAGAGGTAGGATCTCGCAGAGGCTGCCGGCAAGGAACCCGACACTGTCGCCGAGGTCCTTCGCGACGCCGAGGCTGGCGATCTGGCGTTGGTTGTAGCCAAGAGAGCTCTTGATCACCGGCGACAGGCTCCCAAAGAGGTATCCAATACCTGCGACGGATTGCACCCACATTGCGGCCACAAAAACCAGCCATCTGTTGTTCAGGAAGGATCCAAATCTTCCTTGAAGCCTCCCCATTTCTTCTCAGATTGAGAGCTCAAAAAATTGTGATAAAGATTGGATCTTTCCCCTTCTGGAGTCACTTTTAGATTGTAATAAAAGGGAAAAACCCAGTAAAATTGAATCTTTTACTCTTTTttactcccaaaaaaaaaaatctttgttttTTATATGAAATACTCCAGAGCTACAAAGGAATAAAAAGAGATGGATTAAAGAGGTTTCGTCGAACAAATGAGACGGTTTCATGGGAAATTCTTCACAGAACTCACGAATACTGCACGGATTAATAAGAAAAGTCCGATCTTTTTGGTCTCTGGGAGATAGAATTTGGGATCGGACAATTTAATGGGGATTTCTTTTAGGATTTAACGGGAAAAAAAGTGGATTGAAATTTGGGAGGAGAAGGAGATAATGAAGAGGGAACCGGGG
Above is a genomic segment from Elaeis guineensis isolate ETL-2024a chromosome 1, EG11, whole genome shotgun sequence containing:
- the LOC140859401 gene encoding protein NUCLEAR FUSION DEFECTIVE 4-like isoform X2, producing the protein MGRLQGRFGSFLNNRWLVFVAAMWVQSVAGIGYLFGSLSPVIKSSLGYNQRQIASLGVAKDLGDSVGFLAGSLCEILPLWAALLIGALQNLIGYGWVWLIVTGRAPALPLWAMCVLIFLGNNGETYFNTAALVSCVQNFPKSRGPIVGILKGFAGLSGAILTQIFAMIHTSDHAALIFMVAVGPSLVVIALMFIVRPVGGHRQVRPSDKSSFMFIYSLCLLLAAYLMGIMLLEDLVNLSHTVIIAFTVMLLFLLIFPIVIPLLLTFHFDVISPAQEFLLPETSKGETSKSGQSEEQNEVILSEVEEEKPKEVDLLPTLERQKRIAQLQARLFQAAAEGAVRVKKRRGPRRGEDFTLTQALIKADFWLIFVSLLLGSGSGLTVIDNLGQMSESLGYDDTHIFVSMISIWNFLGRVGGGYFSEIIVSFASSETHLWQYCS
- the LOC140859401 gene encoding protein NUCLEAR FUSION DEFECTIVE 4-like isoform X1, producing MGRLQGRFGSFLNNRWLVFVAAMWVQSVAGIGYLFGSLSPVIKSSLGYNQRQIASLGVAKDLGDSVGFLAGSLCEILPLWAALLIGALQNLIGYGWVWLIVTGRAPALPLWAMCVLIFLGNNGETYFNTAALVSCVQNFPKSRGPIVGILKGFAGLSGAILTQIFAMIHTSDHAALIFMVAVGPSLVVIALMFIVRPVGGHRQVRPSDKSSFMFIYSLCLLLAAYLMGIMLLEDLVNLSHTVIIAFTVMLLFLLIFPIVIPLLLTFHFDVISPAQEFLLPETSKGETSKSGQSEEQNEVILSEVEEEKPKEVDLLPTLERQKRIAQLQARLFQAAAEGAVRVKKRRGPRRGEDFTLTQALIKADFWLIFVSLLLGSGSGLTVIDNLGQMSESLGYDDTHIFVSMISIWNFLGRVGGGYFSEIIVRDHAYPRPVAMAVAQILMAIGHFFFAMAWPGTMHIGTLLIGLGYGAHWAIVPAAASELFGLKNFGALYNFLTVANPAGSLIFSGLIASGIYDYEAGKQAHMHNSSASLLQSLLHDVSFQVEEPLKCKGGICFFFSSLIMSGLCIIAVILSLILVYRTKIVYTNLYGCTRT